Within Desulfocurvus vexinensis DSM 17965, the genomic segment CCGCGCCGTTCTCGCCCAAAAGGGCGAGCATCTCGCCGCGCGCAAGCTCCAGGCTCACGGCGTCGTTGGCGGTCAGCGGGCCGAAGCGCTTGGTCACGCCGCGCAGGCGCAGCACGGTCTGGCTTTCGGGCATGGTGCTCCCGGGCGCGCCGGGGCCGCCGCGCAGGCGGCCCCGGCAGGTCCGCGTCCTAGAAGGTGGACTTGGGCTCTTCGTCGTTGATGGTGATGACCATCTCGCCAGCCAGGATGGCGGCCTTGATCTTCTCCACCTCGGCCTTGACCCCGGCGGGGATGCGCTCATCGAACTCGTAGTAGGGCGCCAGGGCCGCGCCGCCCTTGGCCATCATGGTCCACTCGCGGTAGTCCTCGGCGGCGAAGGTCCCGGCCTTGACGCGCTCGATGGCGTGGCCGATGGCGGCGGTCATGTCCCACAGGGCGGAGGTCACGACCACGTCCGTGCCGTTCTCCTCCTTGTTCATGTCGTTGACGTTGCCGAAGGCGATGATGCCCTTCTCGCGGGCGGCGTCCACCACGCCCGCGCGCTCGGCGTAGAGCACGTCCACCCCGGCCTCGATCTGGGCGTAGGCGAACTCCTTGGCCTTGGGCGGGTCATACCAGGAGCCGATGAAGGAGACCTTGAACTCCACGGCGGGGTTCACGGACTTCGCTCCCTCCATGAAGGCGTGGAACAGGCGGTTGACCTCGCCGATGGGGTAGCCGCCGACCATGCCGATGCGGTTGTTCTTGGTCATGGACCCGGCGATCATGCCCATGAGGTAGCAGGGCTCGTGGATGTAGTTGTCGAACACGGCCATGTTCTTGCCGTAGGGCCCGAAAGAGTCGCCCATGAGCAGGGCCACGCCGGGGTAGTCGTCGGCGACCTTGCGCACGTCGCGGCTGATGCCGAAGGCCTCGCCGACCACCAGGTCCACGCCCGACTCGCAATACTCGCGCAGCACGCGCACGTAATCGGTGTTGGAGACCTTCTCGGAGAACACGTACTCGATCTCCCCGGCCTCGGCGGCCTTGGTCAGGGCCTGGTGCAGGCGGGCGTCCCATTTCTGCTGGATGGGCTGGGTGTAGATGCCGGCGACCTTGATGGTCTTGGCCAGGGCGGCCCCGGGCAGGGCCAGGGCGCAGGCCAGCGCCAGGGCACAGGCCAGGGCGGTCAGGGAAGTCTTCTTCATCGTCGTCTCCCGAGGGGTGAGGGTGGTTGGTCCGCCCCGGCAACGCCGATGCGCCGGGGGTGCGGCGCGCAGGCCGCGGCCCGCTTCCGAGCAACGGGCGTGCCAGCGGCGCCAAGCCCCGGAGCGGCCAGGAAAAGCGCGCCGGGGGCCGCCCAGAGCGGCGACGAATATGACAAAAAGCGGCAAGGAGCGCCACGC encodes:
- a CDS encoding BMP family protein, giving the protein MKKTSLTALACALALACALALPGAALAKTIKVAGIYTQPIQQKWDARLHQALTKAAEAGEIEYVFSEKVSNTDYVRVLREYCESGVDLVVGEAFGISRDVRKVADDYPGVALLMGDSFGPYGKNMAVFDNYIHEPCYLMGMIAGSMTKNNRIGMVGGYPIGEVNRLFHAFMEGAKSVNPAVEFKVSFIGSWYDPPKAKEFAYAQIEAGVDVLYAERAGVVDAAREKGIIAFGNVNDMNKEENGTDVVVTSALWDMTAAIGHAIERVKAGTFAAEDYREWTMMAKGGAALAPYYEFDERIPAGVKAEVEKIKAAILAGEMVITINDEEPKSTF